The Raphanus sativus cultivar WK10039 chromosome 6, ASM80110v3, whole genome shotgun sequence sequence ACTGTGAGTAAATTGATTGTATAAATTGAAGTCAGCTCCCTTTGATTTAAAAcatcagattttttttataaaaaattgttcATTTCTCAGATCTCTAGAAACacaaaagattataaatttttttttcctattacAGTTAGAAACTACTCAAAACTAAAGTTCTCAATGTTTTTTTAGATCATATGGAACACCTTTCTGTTAACCcaatattaatatgaaaaacaattatttttaacatctGGGCCATGAAAACACAAACCTAGCATAAATAAAAAACTTCATTTTcttattatagatttttttttgtgtttatccTAACATATTTGAACACTTATCATTATCTTAACTTTCCACAAATTTGGAATTATCCAACATTCACCCTTAATTTTAACTTGAATTAGGAAGATCAATTTCTTGAACTCCAATTAAGCTCCTTATTTGTTTGAACTTAATCATCAAGTAATCATCTTTCACTACAAGTTTGCAAATCCACCCATTGGAGTCACACACGAACGAGTAAATACACCTTCATAACCTTTACCATTGGTCACCCTGATCACTTCAATCGGGAGCTACTGTAGTCGCACCGATAGAGGAGGAGAGTTCACACCAGCCATTCTAACAATGTTCAAATTAAAAGATTCTAAGAATCTCTTAAACATGAATAACACCATATTTTGATACTTATATTCAAATCTTTCATTTAATAACAAGGgattttaaatttctttcatGAAAATATTGTAAATCTAAAAGCCAATAACATTAGATTTCAACTTATTTCAATTGAGAtatcctttatatattaaaaagaaacattacaacatttTTGTAGTCACGTGTCATAACCACAATCATTCTTAGAatctttagaaaaatatgttggtccatctaaatatataataaactttttattaaactgaccataaattaattattaattttcttcaTTGTTTCCTTATATAAAAATCACGGAATTGCCTAATGTGGCTTAAacatatatgacaattaatgattttgaataataaatatttgataaaattagtatattctctattatttgttaaaattataatttattaaaatgacCTTAACAAccacataaaatatataataaaaatttaaatttttccgtatatgttatattttgaatttttaaaaacgacTATAAATAACTAAAGTTGTTAAAAAATCTCACATCAAAATTTTTGAGATCCATGACTTAAAATTTCTGTGATAACAGATCCGTGGCTtacaaatgattacaaaattatataagtaggatcttatttaataaatattaatatatatatatatatcatataaaatacataaatattttaatttcgaaatttgctttgattttttgagaaaaattatgatcaaatattgacaacttaatatttatattttaaaccttggattgattttttttttaaattataaattactaaaactattaaatatcccacaattttttttgttatcagtgattttaaaatttttgttataaaaaaaatacaaatgatcaaaaaagaaaaaaatgtttgtttgaattaataaaatttatttgtgtGTTTGCACCCATTTAATTATATACGTAACAATTactgaatttttaattattcaatatatatttcttatttcataatatgtaaaaacatataatacgtaaaagtaatttatatataatattcatcCCGCATAAAACGCGGATCTTAAcctaaccaataacactagattttattATAGGTTTTACAATTATAAATCTATAGAATTAAATTTGAATCCACTATTGAATAACAACACCTAAAATTTCACATTTTTGGCAGTTTGACACCATCTCTCTCCTATAAATAGTCAATCTCTAAACCTCAAAAAAACCATCAcaatcatttattaattaagtgaaaattcaaaagaaaaagcgATGGCACACTCTCGTTTTCTAAACCTTGTTTTAGTCTTTGTTACCGTGGCCTCCATATTCTCCACATTTGCTGAGGCCAATAGGGGATTTGGATGGGGTTGGGGTGGAGGCTCAAACTATTCAAGCAGTTCAGGTTCAAGCCCGGGCTCAAGGTGGGGTTGGGGCTCTAGCCGGAATGGATCAGGATGGAGTGGGGGTGTGGGCACCAACTATTCAAGTGGTTCAAGTTCAAGCCCCGGGTCGGGATGGAGTTGGGGTTGGGGTATGGGCTCCAACCATTCAAGTGGTTCAGGTTCAAGCCCGTGGTCGGGATGGGGTTGGGGCTGGGGTCCTAACAACGGACAAAACTCAGGATCCGGTGGCTCCGGCTCTGGTTGGGGTCCTAAGAACACAAACAACTCAGGATCTGGCAGCTCCGGTTCAGGCTGGGGCTGGGGAGGTCACTCAAAAGGCTATAACGCAACCTACAATGCACCTAGAAAAATCATAGTCGGTGGAGACAAAGAGTGGACATATGGTTTTAATTACTCCGACTGGGCTTCTAAGACTGCCCCCTTCTTTCTCAATGACATACTTggttagtgtttttttttaaaattttcttttctacAGAATCCCACAAATTGTTCAACAGTATATAGTTTTATAGTAGAAGCACATAAAAGCTGATTAATACCCTTATGAATACTATATGTCCAGCATAACATATTTGATGAAAAAGACATTAGTCAATCTCttttatattaattgaaaatcaCTAGTGTGAACTATGAAATGGGTCATTAGtagaataattttttaagttttttatagaAGTCAGTTGGTTTAtctaaatatatgttatatttttcattaaattaacGGTAAAGCTTATTAGtaatctacaaaaaaatattctccattcttttcttaaatgaAAACTACAACATAGTGTGATTAAAATATGTATGTCAATTAATGATgttgaatataaaaaatttataacaattTATGAATCTTCtatcttttttgtttaattttgtttaattttatattattagcaaaattaaaaaatcacattaaccatataataattaaaaaaattgtatatattaattactAAACTGTTAAAAATTCCAAACCGTAAATTTTGTAAtcagttatttaaaatttttgttataacaaaatacaaatgatcataaaactatataaaactCTATGAGCATGAATTATCATTTCATAGATATACagattaaaatatacatttactTTAGTATcgttaaattaaactataaaccatatagaataaataaatatttttgcttcaaatttttaagatatgTAACATACTTGAACtgataaaacaaatatttttataactttagaataaattttacatatcttttgttattatttaaaaatacgtaataatttcaaaaacttatttatttaaCAGTTATGTTAAATTTCACTAAATACAACACGGTCTAGTTTGAATCATATTAGTCCACATTGTTTGTTGTCAAGTTCATAGCTATCATCATATTTTGACATTGTTAATAATATCAACAAGTTTGACGattatattatgatatatttatccGATTGCAGTGTTCAAATACAACCCACCAGCACCGTTCACGCACAGCGTCTACTTGTTTTCTAACCCATCGAGCTACGAAAAGTGCAATGTGAAGAAAGGAAAGATGATAGCATCACCAAAGCAAGGTGCTGGGAATGGCTTTGAGCTTGTTCTTACAAAAATGAGGCCTTACTACATCTCGTGCGGCGAGCACGACGGTGCTCACTGCAGCAATGGCACCATGAAGTTTACCATCATTCCTATCCTCCCCCGTTGGTAATTTGTTTGGTATTAAAAGCCAGCTCTGGTGTCAAAAGTATCAATGATTAGGTTTTCATTTTGCTGTTGTGTCGTCAATAAAACAGATTACCATTATTCACATTTTCTTGGGATTTATCTGTGGTTTcgcttttcttttttatataatttatgagaTCACCCTGGTTTATGTATGCTACCATATTTTCATGGTAAAATTAATGGCAAGATTTAATACATTAttcaaaaatgaaaagagaTTAAGCGAACCAGAAAGTGAGTTAGTAGAAATATATATGAGAGATTGTAATGTAAACTCAAAAGGTTTGATTAAGTTCAAACTTTCTGATAAGTATATCAGTTTCTTGATGTTGAGCTGGTAGAGAAGAATAAGGTAGAGGGATCAGTGAAAAAGGAATGGAAGAGAAGAATAAAAGTATAGATATATAGATTTCATTAGGGAAAATGACTTATGTCCCTATGAATTAGTTGTTTCCAATTTTTTTCATACACGAACTTTTAAGCTATGCCTAAAACCACATGAACAACCGAAAAATGGCTTATTCCTTTATGAACTAGTTGTTTCCGGTTTTTCTTAAACATGAACTTTTAAACcatgccaaaaaccacatgaacaactctattttttttaaattacatacaAAAACTATTGATTTTAAACTAAATTCCCCTAAAACCGTAAATAATGTTATTTAAATGTTAACTTGGTTTATGACAGTTGGAGAGCCGGTTTAATttgggttgataaaaaaaagaataatacatAATTTTGTGatcttcttttttgtcaactgctcttcttcttcaaaaatagttttactATTCGTCATCAATTgaagataaaatttattattctgCAGaagaataaatgttttatatgatGTATAAAGAAAAAGAGCAGAAACTACTAGCTTACCGCTACGTTGCTGTTCTTCTTTATTTACGCATCATGTAAAATGTTTTATTCTTTTGcagaataataaattttatccccaactgatgatgaagagtaaaacaatttctgaagaagaagagcagttgacagaaaaaggagaagaagaacaaaacgatgtagtattctttttttttattaacccAAATTAAATCGGTTCTCCACCTGTCATAAACCAAGTTAACGTTTAAATAATACTGTTTATGGTTTTAGGGGAACTAGTTTAAAATCGATAGTATTGGTATGTAATTCGAAAAATAGAGTTGTTCATGTGGGTTTTGGCATGGCTTAAAAGTTCATGTGTGAAAAAGCTGAGAATAACTAGTTCATAGAGAAATAAATCATTTTCCCGATgttcatgtggtttttggcatgGCTTAAAAATtcgttatattattttattgttgctaatattataattagtaAGTTTTGGTCATACTTAGGATTATCAATTGAGACCATACGGAACAGGTTGTTAGAGAATATTCTCTGCAAATAGACGATTTTCAAGAGAGTGTTCTTCAGAATCGAGGATTTGAAttcatgagagagagagagagagacaaagagagagagagagttttcgGGTATAGTTTTGGGGTtcaagtaaaattttatatttcagaaATATAATTCGCgtatttggataaaaatttggtatttttagaTCTTCGGGtaaaaattttggtattttgggTTTTTGGTTATTATCGAGTTTCGAgtattttttggtgttttgggTCCAGTTCGAGTTTTCAGGCATTTTTGGGTTTTGAGGGTCCTGTTTGGGTCCTAAACAGCTTAAACAAACCTGAAAAATACCAAAACAATTACATGTATTTTACAGGCATTTGAGTTTTAGACTCGAACTGATCAAGAGGTGATAGGAACCTACctgaacccgaaccaaaaattTCTAAGTATCTAGTTGGATCTAATATCTAGGACCCAAAAGATCCGGactgatatcactcaaattactcTAAGGAGTGATTtgtactctctcaaataagaggttcagttgtagtacttagggatcgaattcACGGGAAGCTTGGGCACACAATAGATTCTAATCAGCAGTGATTAGGCTAggtaagcaagaaaataaataaacagcagggtgaacaaggtagttgtcAGTTGGTTGGATTGAGGTTTGTAAACAATAATGATAAAgcgctagatctagggtttctattcaggtaatcatgattataataatatataaactaaattgTATGAATGATTTCTAGAAATCAAACTTAGCAATAATTTATTAACTTCCGTTTGTTTAGACTATATATTGTCTAGATCTCAGATCTCAGCTGTCGTTTGACGATCTtgagaaagtgtcgatcgataatatTAAtcgagtgtcgatcgatacacctttcgaaACGTCGATCTATCAATCTATAGgattgtcgatcgatgatccttCTAGCAAGCTTTAGCGATCGAGTTGAATGTGTTCACTAAGTTTTCTAGATTAACTGTCGTTtgtgttggggaaaaatatccagacatgagttttctccagcttccggctaggtctcgacttccggacccttgctcaagaagaaaccaggaaCCGACCCCTGCCTTGGGTCCGACCCCaagatcggaccgaccccttggagtaaaatagaagttttctacctaaggggaaacttccatttttctgattatggaagagttctattatttgaagccgacatctacaactataaaaggggagcccaaaccctagaataagggatcgactttcAGAGACTAGAAGATTAGAGTTTAcgcgactagaactagggtttatacacccaAACACTGTAGTCCCGATCAAAAacactcaataacatcttctagtttacgttttctcttgctttcatacaaatcctctagtgttccgtagcacttaaacgatcctacacaaaaatacccaaACAGTTTGTTTCTAGCAATCCTAGTTCAATGAGAATAAATTCAGGTCAAAGACCAAGCCGTCGCTTGCGCCTAATTATCTAAGatttctagttagctactctagaacacaAGCAATAAGAGAAATTCTATTGATTGATATCTTTAACaacttagaaattttatatttggagtTAATCCTTCataacctatttgaaccctaaacctaacaggtgaATTACTCAGACCTAGCCAAGCAAAttgtaaacataaaaataaattgcaTAAATAGAAATAGATAGAAAAAAGGAGTTCCAACACAAACTCTGAAGGAGTCTTGGATCTTATCTCCAAATCTACAAAAACCCTaaatatgttttgctgtgataATTAGAAAATAAGAAAGCATGTGTTGACTAGAATAATGGCAGATCACTTAAATATTAGGTTAAAGTTGGCCAGGGGCATTCTTGTAATTTGTGGAAGACTTGGGTTTTAAGTCGGGTGAGAACCAAGTTGAGTTTTGCGCGCTCCACCGT is a genomic window containing:
- the LOC108812395 gene encoding cell wall protein IFF6-like; amino-acid sequence: MAHSRFLNLVLVFVTVASIFSTFAEANRGFGWGWGGGSNYSSSSGSSPGSRWGWGSSRNGSGWSGGVGTNYSSGSSSSPGSGWSWGWGMGSNHSSGSGSSPWSGWGWGWGPNNGQNSGSGGSGSGWGPKNTNNSGSGSSGSGWGWGGHSKGYNATYNAPRKIIVGGDKEWTYGFNYSDWASKTAPFFLNDILVFKYNPPAPFTHSVYLFSNPSSYEKCNVKKGKMIASPKQGAGNGFELVLTKMRPYYISCGEHDGAHCSNGTMKFTIIPILPRW